One Maridesulfovibrio bastinii DSM 16055 genomic region harbors:
- the lysA gene encoding diaminopimelate decarboxylase — MNYFEFKDNELFAENISVTELAHEYGTPLYVYSAATLRRHFDAFDSAFSGLEHLTCFSVKANSNLSVLKLLAEKGAGMDIVSGGELYRALKAGVPSDRIVYSGVGKKAYEIAEALKADILMFNVESVGELHRINEVAGSMGKKARISFRINPDVDPKTHPYISTGMKKNKFGLEIENAFEAYKTAKDLPNVDPVGMDCHIGSQLTEIAPFLEALEKLLKFNQRLKDIGINISTLDLGGGLGITYDEEEPPHPKEFGEALTKALKDQGLKVILEPGRVIAGNSGILVTEVVYTKKSPTKNFLIVDAGMNDLIRPSLYGSYHRLEEVVKKGRPEIECDVVGPICESGDFIARDRNLPEMEQGELLAAYSAGAYGFTMASNYNSRPRAAEVIVDGDDVIVARRRESYEDLVNLEC, encoded by the coding sequence ATGAACTATTTTGAATTTAAAGATAACGAACTTTTTGCTGAAAATATCAGCGTTACGGAACTTGCCCACGAGTATGGCACTCCACTCTATGTTTACAGTGCGGCTACCCTGCGCCGTCATTTTGATGCTTTTGACTCTGCTTTTTCAGGTCTTGAGCATCTGACCTGCTTTTCTGTTAAAGCCAACTCAAACCTCAGTGTTCTTAAACTCCTTGCTGAAAAAGGAGCCGGAATGGATATCGTTTCCGGAGGAGAACTCTATCGCGCCCTTAAAGCAGGCGTTCCCTCAGACCGCATTGTTTATTCCGGTGTAGGCAAAAAAGCGTATGAAATTGCTGAAGCTCTGAAAGCCGACATACTTATGTTCAATGTTGAAAGTGTCGGAGAGCTTCATCGCATCAACGAAGTTGCCGGTTCCATGGGTAAAAAAGCACGCATCAGTTTCCGTATCAATCCTGATGTTGATCCGAAAACCCATCCTTATATTTCAACCGGAATGAAAAAAAATAAATTCGGTCTGGAAATTGAAAATGCTTTTGAAGCATATAAGACCGCTAAAGATCTTCCCAATGTCGACCCTGTTGGAATGGACTGCCACATCGGTTCACAGTTGACAGAGATTGCACCTTTCCTTGAAGCTCTGGAAAAACTTCTCAAGTTTAACCAGAGACTTAAAGATATCGGCATTAATATTTCCACCCTTGATCTCGGTGGAGGACTCGGCATCACTTATGATGAAGAAGAACCGCCTCATCCTAAAGAATTCGGAGAAGCTCTTACAAAGGCATTAAAGGATCAGGGCCTTAAAGTAATACTTGAACCCGGACGTGTTATTGCCGGTAACTCCGGCATTCTGGTAACTGAAGTTGTTTATACTAAAAAATCACCTACAAAGAATTTCCTGATTGTAGATGCCGGTATGAACGATTTGATCCGCCCTTCTCTCTACGGTTCTTATCACCGTCTGGAAGAGGTTGTAAAAAAAGGACGCCCGGAAATTGAGTGCGATGTTGTCGGCCCTATCTGCGAATCAGGAGATTTTATCGCCCGTGACCGCAACCTTCCTGAAATGGAACAGGGAGAACTGCTGGCTGCATACTCTGCCGGAGCTTACGGCTTTACAATGGCCTCAAACTACAATTCACGTCCCCGCGCTGCGGAAGTCATTGTTGACGGTGATGATGTGATAGTTGCCCGCAGAAGAGAATCTTACGAGGATCTCGTTAATCTTGAATGCTGA
- a CDS encoding two-component system sensor histidine kinase NtrB, translated as MESLNNLVVDNIIESLPIGLIVISPIGEIIVLNEAVCQMLGLERKKHLGCGWAELFITGENENLEFNQVIIDTISNHHTMKRTEVVYTDHNGRKKLFNMTSSFLKEEGNVAGLVLLMQDVTEDHRRTEREKKILSRYADLQKDRMEGLNSLARAVAHQLRNPAMAISGLSKIVHRKTEDPAIREYVEAIEEEAGRLENLVRGVNDYASVKNLSIRREKTIDLLENSLSTANSLLKCIDESIEMKLECLVENLNVDPALFVSVLRELFMNASNFTPQKHTVVKVKVFAKNKKIYLAVKDKGMGIDPRQLPFVFDPFYTTKPKGVGMGLPRVKRIIFEHGGKIILKSKGKDTGTTALIELPETKPDYDHPAEESSPAAE; from the coding sequence ATGGAATCACTTAACAACCTTGTTGTAGACAACATCATTGAAAGCCTCCCCATAGGGCTGATTGTTATTTCTCCTATAGGTGAAATAATAGTTTTGAATGAAGCTGTCTGCCAGATGCTTGGTCTGGAACGTAAAAAGCATCTCGGTTGTGGCTGGGCAGAACTGTTTATTACCGGAGAAAATGAAAATCTTGAATTCAATCAGGTTATTATAGACACAATTTCAAACCATCACACGATGAAGCGAACCGAGGTCGTCTACACTGATCATAACGGGCGTAAAAAATTGTTTAATATGACATCTTCCTTTTTAAAGGAGGAAGGCAATGTCGCCGGTCTGGTTCTGCTGATGCAGGATGTAACTGAAGATCACCGCAGAACCGAGCGTGAAAAGAAAATTCTTTCCCGTTATGCCGATTTGCAGAAAGACAGGATGGAAGGCCTTAACTCCCTTGCCAGAGCTGTTGCTCATCAGCTTCGAAATCCTGCAATGGCAATCAGCGGCCTTTCAAAAATTGTGCATAGAAAAACCGAAGATCCGGCGATTCGTGAATATGTGGAAGCTATAGAGGAAGAAGCCGGACGGCTGGAAAATCTGGTGCGGGGAGTTAATGACTATGCCTCAGTCAAAAATTTATCAATACGTCGCGAAAAGACCATAGATCTTCTGGAAAATTCCCTATCTACAGCAAATAGTTTACTAAAATGCATTGATGAATCCATTGAGATGAAACTTGAATGCCTTGTAGAAAATCTCAATGTCGATCCAGCATTATTTGTTTCGGTTTTAAGAGAACTTTTTATGAATGCAAGTAACTTTACACCGCAGAAGCATACAGTTGTAAAAGTTAAGGTATTTGCAAAAAATAAAAAAATTTATCTGGCGGTAAAAGATAAAGGTATGGGTATTGATCCGAGGCAGCTTCCGTTTGTATTTGATCCTTTCTATACTACTAAACCCAAAGGAGTCGGGATGGGACTGCCAAGGGTTAAAAGAATAATTTTTGAACACGGCGGAAAAATTATTCTAAAAAGTAAAGGTAAAGATACCGGAACAACGGCTCTCATAGAGCTGCCGGAAACGAAGCCTGATTATGATCACCCTGCTGAAGAGTCGTCACCAGCAGCAGAATAG
- a CDS encoding replication-associated recombination protein A yields the protein MKLELTDNQPLADRIRPQSIDDFVGQNHIRERLQAFARAKRLSSLLLFGPPGCGKSTMALLLAKISGRHFVRISAPEAGIAALRKQLAGMDILILDELHRFSKSQQDFFLPLLESGQITLLATTTENPSFSVTRQLLSRLHVLRLRQLSKSDLISIARRGAQELNVEMDDEVYSLLAALSGGDGRTLLNLLEYTAQLPEDKREPENLRKVMPDVIIRGDRDGDSHYELASALIKSIRGSDPDAALYYLGCLIESGEDPKFIARRLIISAGEDIGLADPYALTMAVSCQQAVEFIGMPEGRIPLAEVAVYLALAPKSNSTYAGYHTVSQEIRQNGMMQVPLHLRNATTAQQKEWGFGRNYKYPHSYPKSWVEQAYLPEELLGRKFYAAKDQGEEPRLNAWLKAHFRNRPVIPNKDGKKR from the coding sequence TTGAAATTGGAACTGACAGACAACCAGCCCCTTGCTGACCGTATTCGCCCACAAAGTATTGATGATTTTGTCGGGCAGAATCATATTCGTGAGAGGCTTCAGGCTTTTGCGAGAGCCAAAAGACTGTCCAGTCTGCTCCTTTTCGGTCCTCCGGGGTGTGGAAAATCAACAATGGCTCTGCTGCTTGCCAAAATAAGCGGAAGACATTTTGTGCGCATCAGTGCTCCCGAAGCCGGAATTGCAGCCTTGCGGAAGCAGCTTGCAGGTATGGATATTCTCATACTTGATGAACTGCACCGTTTTTCAAAATCGCAGCAGGATTTTTTTCTTCCTCTGCTTGAATCCGGTCAGATTACCCTTTTGGCTACAACAACTGAAAACCCGTCTTTCAGTGTAACCAGACAACTGCTTTCAAGACTTCATGTTCTGCGTCTGCGCCAGCTTTCAAAAAGTGATCTCATCAGCATCGCCCGCCGTGGAGCTCAGGAACTGAATGTAGAGATGGATGATGAAGTGTACAGCCTGCTTGCCGCCCTTTCAGGTGGTGACGGCAGAACTCTTTTAAATCTACTGGAATATACAGCACAACTGCCTGAGGATAAAAGAGAGCCTGAAAATTTACGCAAGGTTATGCCGGACGTAATTATCAGAGGTGATAGGGATGGTGATTCCCACTACGAGCTGGCTTCGGCACTTATCAAATCCATCCGCGGCAGTGACCCGGATGCAGCCCTGTATTATCTTGGATGCCTTATTGAAAGCGGTGAAGACCCTAAGTTCATTGCCAGACGTCTTATTATTTCCGCCGGTGAAGATATCGGGCTGGCTGACCCTTATGCTCTAACTATGGCCGTTTCCTGCCAGCAGGCAGTTGAATTCATCGGTATGCCGGAAGGTCGCATCCCTCTTGCTGAAGTTGCCGTATATCTGGCCCTTGCCCCTAAAAGTAATTCCACCTACGCCGGATATCATACGGTATCACAGGAAATTCGCCAGAACGGGATGATGCAGGTTCCTTTGCATCTTCGAAATGCAACAACCGCACAGCAGAAAGAATGGGGATTCGGACGGAACTATAAATATCCGCATTCTTACCCTAAATCATGGGTCGAGCAGGCCTATCTGCCTGAAGAACTTTTAGGGCGTAAATTTTACGCTGCAAAAGATCAGGGAGAAGAACCCAGACTGAATGCCTGGCTCAAAGCACATTTTAGAAATAGACCCGTCATTCCAAATAAAGATGGAAAAAAACGATAA
- a CDS encoding 16S rRNA (uracil(1498)-N(3))-methyltransferase: MARLNSFYLSPDKWQKPFTLQDGEARHMLKVLRTPVGETVRIFDGQGRSGLFELLEATKSKAVLTPLNEEFFEDSRNLTLAIGWNKSSRRGWILEKAVELGCRSIIFFQAERSQGKIPDKNKEKWQDALITAAKQCGNVWLPEIKTIGGGIDGLTEISGEFDNKTVLWENQGKGSLFNPADFSKGQSIVVIGPEGGLSELEVSKLELNGFKPLSLGTSILRWETAAVLCLSACYLESQKHAQ; encoded by the coding sequence ATGGCCAGATTGAACTCATTTTATCTTTCCCCAGATAAATGGCAGAAACCGTTCACGCTACAGGACGGTGAAGCCCGGCACATGCTTAAAGTTTTGCGGACTCCGGTTGGTGAAACTGTCAGAATTTTTGACGGTCAGGGCAGGAGCGGTCTTTTTGAATTGCTGGAAGCGACCAAAAGCAAAGCCGTACTTACGCCGCTAAATGAGGAGTTCTTTGAAGATTCCCGCAATCTGACCCTGGCTATAGGCTGGAATAAATCTTCACGCCGAGGTTGGATTTTAGAAAAAGCAGTTGAACTTGGCTGCCGTTCCATTATTTTCTTTCAAGCGGAAAGAAGTCAGGGAAAAATTCCTGATAAAAATAAGGAAAAATGGCAGGATGCGCTGATAACCGCGGCTAAACAATGCGGCAATGTCTGGCTGCCTGAAATTAAAACCATCGGCGGTGGAATTGACGGACTGACTGAAATATCAGGAGAATTTGATAATAAAACCGTGCTGTGGGAAAATCAGGGCAAGGGCAGCCTGTTTAATCCGGCTGATTTTTCAAAAGGTCAATCCATAGTTGTCATCGGTCCTGAAGGTGGACTTTCAGAGCTTGAAGTTTCTAAACTTGAATTGAATGGTTTTAAGCCGCTCAGCCTCGGGACCAGTATTCTGAGATGGGAAACCGCTGCTGTTTTGTGTTTGTCTGCCTGTTATCTGGAATCACAAAAACATGCGCAGTAA
- a CDS encoding CgeB family protein: protein MNKKSKPLRILVVLPLYGGSLPIGRFCARGLSDLGHLVETFEAPAFNAAYNALDDLRVSSQKHQYLQNSFLQMLSNAVLAKVETFEPDMVLCMAQAPLSQQALKRLRRDKVTTAMWFVEDYKIFTYWQSFAPLYDIFAVIQKEPLSSALKEVGVENSIYLPLAAQPDFHFPFRLSAEDNKIYGADVSFLGAGYPNRRLAFRKLIHHGLKIWGTEWDGDHVLEPYVQLGGRRISSEECVKIYNATKINLNLHSSVETDKLVSGGDFINPRTFELAACGAFQLVDRRQLMPEAFADDELAVFDSLDELDHKIEYYLNHKDERELTARKGRMRVLKDHTYAARMQKLIDFTAARIPGWPKVRDEKEIFGPDFPEELRSEVLELLDKLGLSPAVGFDDLVKAIRQQQGELSSLDTSILFLDEWRKQYSK, encoded by the coding sequence ATGAACAAAAAATCCAAGCCTCTTAGAATTCTTGTTGTTCTGCCGCTTTACGGCGGGTCTCTTCCCATAGGAAGGTTCTGCGCCCGTGGTCTTAGTGATCTTGGACATCTGGTTGAAACATTTGAAGCACCGGCTTTCAATGCTGCTTACAATGCCCTTGATGATCTCCGGGTTTCTTCACAGAAACATCAGTATCTCCAGAACAGTTTTCTCCAGATGCTCTCCAATGCCGTGCTTGCCAAAGTTGAAACTTTTGAACCGGATATGGTTCTGTGCATGGCTCAGGCTCCTCTCAGCCAGCAGGCACTTAAAAGATTGCGCCGTGATAAGGTGACCACAGCGATGTGGTTTGTTGAAGATTATAAAATTTTTACCTACTGGCAGTCCTTTGCCCCTCTGTATGATATTTTTGCGGTTATCCAGAAGGAACCGCTAAGCTCGGCCTTAAAAGAGGTCGGGGTTGAAAATTCAATCTATCTTCCGCTTGCGGCCCAGCCGGATTTTCATTTCCCATTCCGCTTAAGTGCGGAAGACAATAAAATTTACGGAGCTGATGTTTCATTTCTCGGAGCGGGGTATCCCAACCGGAGACTGGCTTTCCGCAAGCTCATACACCACGGTCTTAAAATCTGGGGAACTGAGTGGGATGGGGATCACGTTCTTGAACCTTATGTTCAGCTTGGCGGTCGCAGAATATCATCTGAAGAATGTGTAAAAATCTATAATGCTACAAAAATAAACCTTAACCTGCATTCTTCTGTTGAGACCGACAAACTGGTCAGCGGTGGTGATTTTATAAACCCCAGAACTTTTGAGCTTGCAGCGTGCGGAGCATTTCAGCTTGTTGACCGCAGACAATTGATGCCTGAAGCCTTTGCTGATGATGAGCTTGCTGTTTTTGACAGTCTTGATGAGCTTGACCATAAAATAGAATATTATCTCAACCATAAAGATGAACGGGAACTGACAGCCAGAAAAGGGCGGATGAGAGTTCTTAAAGATCATACTTATGCGGCACGCATGCAGAAGCTTATTGACTTTACCGCTGCAAGAATTCCCGGATGGCCTAAAGTAAGAGACGAAAAAGAAATTTTCGGGCCGGATTTTCCTGAAGAATTAAGATCGGAAGTGCTGGAACTGCTAGATAAACTGGGTCTTTCTCCAGCTGTTGGATTTGATGATCTGGTTAAAGCCATACGGCAGCAGCAGGGCGAATTAAGCAGCCTTGATACTTCTATTCTGTTTCTTGATGAATGGCGTAAACAGTATTCAAAATGA
- a CDS encoding HDOD domain-containing protein, whose amino-acid sequence MPATAIEDVTAGMILGEDLMHSGRMLLPAGTVLTENHVSILKRQGVESCEIKAEDLGDPDDETFERAFQYTREFFMYVDHDHPLMGAIFDMAVKRTALRLMQGWVPPTTEDLTAVAFDHLRDLFYRDEGSVQDVVNAEVHLASFPDIFLKINEILNDPKASSDDIARVVSMDVGFSAKLLKLVNSAMYGFPSKIESISRAVTLVGGEELSTLALGLSAISYFKDIPPELIDMKTFWKHSLSVAVFAKIIADNLSGISSEKIFTAGLLHDVGKLVLYKKMPYASVQAMLYARENFVPQIEAEDMCLGFNHTDIASVLLKRWDFPDYLTEIISHHHSALNSEHKMEAAILQVADNLANATGIAEGGMYVMPGIDTGAWEMLSLDIEKVTDFVECYDNQITGLMNAFFG is encoded by the coding sequence GTGCCTGCCACCGCAATTGAAGATGTAACTGCCGGTATGATTCTTGGTGAAGACCTCATGCATTCAGGAAGGATGCTGTTGCCTGCTGGAACAGTGCTTACTGAGAACCATGTTTCCATATTAAAAAGACAGGGCGTTGAAAGCTGCGAAATAAAAGCTGAAGATCTCGGTGATCCTGATGATGAAACTTTTGAAAGGGCTTTTCAATATACCCGTGAATTTTTTATGTATGTGGATCATGATCATCCCCTGATGGGCGCAATTTTCGATATGGCGGTGAAGCGTACAGCTCTCAGACTGATGCAGGGATGGGTGCCACCGACAACGGAAGATCTTACTGCTGTTGCTTTTGATCATTTGCGCGACCTTTTTTACCGTGATGAAGGATCGGTGCAGGATGTGGTCAATGCAGAAGTTCATCTGGCTTCATTTCCGGATATTTTTCTGAAAATTAATGAAATTTTAAATGATCCTAAAGCTTCCTCGGATGACATTGCCAGAGTGGTCAGCATGGATGTCGGCTTTTCGGCCAAACTGCTCAAACTGGTCAACAGTGCCATGTATGGATTCCCTTCCAAAATTGAAAGTATCTCCAGAGCCGTAACCCTAGTCGGTGGAGAGGAACTTTCAACTCTTGCGCTGGGGCTTTCAGCCATCAGTTATTTCAAGGATATTCCACCAGAACTTATTGATATGAAAACTTTTTGGAAACACTCACTCAGTGTGGCTGTTTTTGCAAAAATCATAGCTGATAATCTTTCAGGAATTTCGTCAGAAAAAATATTTACGGCTGGTCTGCTGCATGATGTCGGCAAGCTGGTTCTGTATAAAAAAATGCCTTATGCCTCGGTTCAGGCCATGCTCTATGCCCGTGAAAATTTTGTCCCGCAGATTGAGGCCGAAGACATGTGTCTTGGATTCAATCATACTGATATCGCCTCTGTATTGCTGAAACGCTGGGATTTCCCGGACTATTTAACAGAAATAATCAGTCATCACCATTCCGCTTTGAACAGTGAACATAAAATGGAAGCAGCCATTTTACAGGTTGCCGACAATCTTGCCAATGCTACCGGCATAGCTGAAGGCGGCATGTACGTTATGCCCGGAATTGATACCGGAGCATGGGAAATGCTTTCGCTGGATATTGAAAAAGTTACTGACTTTGTGGAATGTTATGACAATCAGATCACCGGGCTGATGAATGCATTTTTCGGCTGA
- a CDS encoding STAS domain-containing protein: MSDSLMDILFFKNGDIDIVKLKGNLDASSVEMFHKLTAEKLDQKSAKIIIDLSGIVFINSSGLGALVLFFKKRSQAGQRVCLCGLNENVYQIFKLVKFDDIYNIYDDLDEALKAYSAAGDDSSAG, encoded by the coding sequence ATGTCTGATTCACTGATGGATATTTTATTTTTCAAAAACGGCGATATTGATATCGTTAAGCTTAAGGGAAATCTCGATGCCTCATCGGTAGAGATGTTTCATAAGTTGACCGCTGAAAAATTAGATCAGAAATCTGCTAAAATTATTATCGATCTGTCAGGAATTGTTTTTATAAACAGTTCAGGTCTTGGTGCGCTGGTCTTGTTTTTCAAAAAAAGAAGTCAGGCCGGGCAAAGGGTCTGCCTTTGCGGACTTAATGAGAACGTATACCAGATTTTCAAACTGGTTAAATTTGATGATATCTATAATATATACGATGATCTGGACGAGGCTTTAAAAGCCTATTCTGCTGCTGGTGACGACTCTTCAGCAGGGTGA